Proteins encoded by one window of Acetivibrio thermocellus ATCC 27405:
- a CDS encoding phage major capsid protein translates to MRFIADLVHEKKQLVEKAEAILNEAEKAGGSLTNEQERQFNRYTDKIKSINESIDEELLNIRTSEPILITPQKAVSPIEESKTPVTKAVSKSFRGMFYGNETVSLSNNGFHSMDEFLRTLHSGRADNRLINASMVEGIPEFGGYSVPEEYGAFLMDKSLENEIIRPRATVWAMGSETKKVPAFDGADRTNNLFGGISGEWLEEGQTGTRKTAKLRLIQLKAKKLACFSQASNELIADGMSFEEMLAGALIKGLGWYMDYAFINGTGEGQPLGIINDPALITVNKEDSQEPATITYQNVVNMFSRLAPSCFTNAVWLANPSVIPQLLTMTITIGTGGAQIPVFREESGKFTLLGKEVLFTEKCPALGAKGDLILADLSQYAIGMRKEIALDRSNVPGWMEDMTDYRVIVRVDGQGTWDKPITPKNGATLSWAVALEAR, encoded by the coding sequence ATGAGATTTATAGCAGATTTGGTACATGAGAAAAAGCAATTGGTGGAGAAAGCAGAAGCTATTTTAAACGAAGCTGAAAAAGCAGGTGGAAGTTTGACGAATGAACAGGAGCGACAGTTTAACCGCTACACAGACAAAATTAAGAGCATTAATGAAAGCATTGACGAGGAATTATTAAATATCAGAACCTCTGAGCCAATTCTAATTACACCACAAAAAGCTGTATCTCCTATTGAAGAATCAAAAACACCTGTAACAAAAGCCGTATCAAAATCATTCAGAGGGATGTTCTATGGAAACGAAACTGTGAGCTTAAGCAACAATGGTTTTCATTCCATGGATGAATTCCTGAGAACACTTCACTCAGGCAGAGCCGACAACAGGCTAATAAATGCCAGTATGGTGGAAGGGATACCTGAATTCGGCGGATATTCCGTACCGGAGGAATACGGAGCCTTCCTGATGGATAAATCCCTGGAGAATGAAATCATCCGTCCAAGAGCAACGGTATGGGCAATGGGAAGTGAAACAAAGAAAGTACCAGCCTTTGACGGAGCAGACAGAACCAACAACCTATTCGGCGGCATCTCGGGCGAATGGCTTGAAGAAGGACAGACAGGCACACGAAAAACAGCCAAGTTAAGGCTGATTCAACTGAAAGCCAAGAAGCTGGCTTGTTTCTCACAGGCATCCAATGAACTTATTGCAGATGGGATGTCCTTTGAAGAAATGTTAGCTGGAGCACTCATTAAAGGCTTGGGCTGGTACATGGACTATGCCTTTATCAATGGAACCGGTGAAGGCCAGCCTCTTGGTATTATAAATGACCCGGCGCTGATTACTGTAAATAAAGAGGACTCTCAAGAACCAGCTACAATTACCTATCAGAATGTTGTCAATATGTTCTCAAGGCTTGCTCCATCCTGCTTTACCAATGCGGTATGGCTTGCCAATCCATCGGTAATACCACAATTACTTACCATGACTATCACCATTGGTACCGGTGGCGCTCAGATACCGGTGTTCAGGGAAGAGAGCGGGAAATTCACGCTTCTGGGTAAGGAGGTCTTATTCACTGAGAAATGCCCCGCATTGGGTGCTAAGGGAGATTTAATCCTTGCAGATCTTTCCCAGTATGCCATAGGCATGAGGAAAGAGATCGCTCTTGACCGCTCCAATGTCCCAGGCTGGATGGAGGATATGACCGACTACAGGGTGATAGTGCGTGTAGATGGTCAGGGAACCTGGGATAAACCTATAACACCGAAAAACGGAGCAACGCTCTCATGGGCAGTGGCTCTGGAGGCAAGATAG
- a CDS encoding transposase: MKLFILPLDSIKNITLKYLPPYSSELNSIDHLLKDIRMNVTHNNLFESIAEIVQAISKYFMIIQRSFAKIKRLCTYILYYNSLQAKRL; the protein is encoded by the coding sequence ATGAAATTATTTATACTCCCATTGGATTCAATAAAGAACATTACCCTTAAGTATTTGCCTCCTTATAGCTCCGAGTTGAATTCAATCGATCACCTTTTGAAAGACATCCGAATGAATGTAACGCATAACAACTTGTTTGAATCTATAGCTGAAATTGTGCAGGCAATATCTAAATACTTTATGATTATACAAAGATCTTTTGCAAAAATTAAGCGACTTTGTACATATATATTATATTATAATTCTTTACAAGCTAAGAGACTGTAA
- a CDS encoding PoNi-like cognate immunity protein, giving the protein MRDPLCDKNYLLKTIELRKKYICEMKGEIVQLKSDIEKGIQRYPRDNQSIIFARFAIMFMYGMDMLLAKYSLGNHPDTMIDDYLDNITYLENCGEEEAGYINLLWMVGLGILLEMDKEVLKRLARVIERQRIEDALMDFLLKSCDIGWNHSTTKYEKKNPYEKTAEIIKIALHDKDKEAASKRLEKYMGKEWFKGHYDFGWRNAHKEPGYYGFWSFDTAALAKILGLDDSALKDNNHYPYDLAHYKNGMTFDLSWYSVPKEEEDKEEETVVYGIPGNPELERIIPGRFHSFVNEIINDYKTLPDEEFWKKYNLKEIWFDVEEYKEDNKDKNLLGTIIVFMLVDKDYILQLDYKEELIDYIENIHNYWAKKEVKLISFELDNDQQYYAYVPKDAEVGSLYEVKLTEVEKIEEV; this is encoded by the coding sequence ATGAGAGATCCGTTATGTGATAAAAATTATTTATTAAAAACAATAGAACTTAGAAAGAAATATATTTGTGAAATGAAAGGAGAAATTGTTCAATTAAAATCTGATATAGAAAAGGGGATTCAGAGATATCCTAGAGATAATCAAAGTATAATTTTTGCTAGATTTGCAATAATGTTTATGTATGGTATGGACATGCTTTTAGCAAAATATTCCTTGGGCAATCACCCTGATACAATGATAGATGACTATTTAGACAACATAACATATTTAGAGAATTGCGGTGAAGAAGAGGCCGGCTACATTAACCTTTTATGGATGGTTGGACTGGGTATCCTTTTGGAAATGGATAAAGAAGTGTTAAAAAGACTGGCAAGAGTTATAGAAAGGCAAAGAATAGAAGACGCACTTATGGATTTTCTATTGAAATCCTGTGATATAGGTTGGAATCACAGTACAACGAAATATGAAAAAAAGAACCCGTATGAAAAGACAGCAGAGATTATAAAAATAGCATTACACGACAAAGACAAGGAAGCGGCATCAAAAAGGCTTGAAAAATACATGGGAAAAGAATGGTTCAAGGGACATTACGACTTTGGGTGGAGGAATGCCCATAAGGAACCTGGCTATTATGGTTTTTGGAGTTTTGATACAGCGGCACTGGCCAAGATACTGGGACTGGATGACAGTGCGTTAAAAGACAACAACCATTATCCTTATGATTTGGCACACTATAAAAATGGAATGACCTTTGATTTGAGTTGGTATAGTGTACCAAAGGAAGAGGAAGATAAGGAAGAAGAAACGGTGGTATATGGTATACCGGGTAATCCTGAGTTGGAGAGAATAATACCTGGGAGATTCCACAGTTTTGTAAATGAGATAATAAATGATTATAAAACACTGCCGGACGAAGAATTTTGGAAGAAATACAATTTGAAAGAAATCTGGTTTGATGTGGAGGAGTATAAGGAGGATAATAAAGATAAGAATTTGCTAGGAACGATTATAGTATTCATGCTTGTGGACAAAGATTATATTTTGCAGTTGGATTATAAAGAAGAGTTAATAGACTATATAGAGAATATACATAATTACTGGGCCAAGAAAGAAGTTAAGCTTATAAGCTTTGAATTAGACAATGACCAGCAGTACTATGCATATGTGCCGAAGGATGCGGAGGTTGGTTCGTTGTATGAGGTAAAACTGACAGAAGTGGAGAAAATAGAGGAGGTTTAG
- a CDS encoding DUF6630 family protein, which translates to MAMEDIVGIIFEDIEEVKPILSDSEGNDLEGNDLSEAILEYGISEGKFLCVDYGGEEGSEIINYIMDYEFSHGIELATQEELEELDEMEYDDLTDKIKEVNKILEKAGYGLFCFPTGSDFYELFIAKLEDKEKLLEEKIVDDEELPLEERYIQYYV; encoded by the coding sequence ATGGCAATGGAAGATATAGTTGGGATTATATTTGAAGACATTGAGGAAGTGAAACCAATTTTAAGTGATTCGGAAGGAAATGATTTGGAAGGAAATGATTTGAGTGAGGCGATATTGGAATACGGGATATCGGAAGGGAAGTTTCTGTGTGTTGATTATGGTGGAGAAGAGGGGAGCGAGATAATAAATTATATAATGGATTATGAATTCAGTCATGGAATAGAGCTTGCAACACAGGAGGAGTTGGAAGAGCTGGACGAGATGGAGTATGATGATTTGACAGATAAGATAAAAGAAGTGAACAAGATATTGGAGAAAGCAGGGTATGGACTGTTTTGCTTTCCAACAGGAAGTGATTTTTATGAGTTGTTTATAGCGAAGTTGGAGGATAAAGAGAAGTTATTGGAGGAAAAGATAGTTGATGATGAGGAGTTGCCATTGGAAGAGAGGTATATTCAGTATTATGTGTAA
- a CDS encoding IS110-like element ISCth6 family transposase: protein MVETLEKERIDIYHKRNTCFVGIDMHKDAHCAVVIDCWMNKLGEVNFENRPSRFPAFVEDVRKICGTKGIVFGLEDTRGFGRNLAAYLVGRKFEVKHVNPAYTSAVRLANPIIYKDDSYDAYCVARVLRDMVDTLQDAKHEDIFWTIRQMVKRRDLIVKSNVMNKNQLHSQLAYSYPSYRKFFGMIDSKSALCFWENYPSPEYIWKTTPEEIYQTIKPVHQALKIQRIHEIISMIERDGDTRKDYQPERDFIVRNIVKDIRHNKELIAEIDDELRKLIPLTGYKLHTMPGIDLVTEAQIISEIGDINRFPDSDKLARFMGLAPVQFSSAGKGKDQRCRNGNRALNAIFHFLAIQMVAVSASGKPRHPVFREYFEQKVKEGKNKPQALVCVARRLVRIIYGMMKTRTEYRPFEKADDKN, encoded by the coding sequence GTGGTGGAGACATTGGAAAAGGAGAGGATAGATATTTATCATAAACGAAACACCTGCTTTGTTGGAATTGATATGCACAAGGACGCACATTGTGCAGTTGTAATTGATTGTTGGATGAATAAACTGGGTGAGGTTAACTTTGAAAACAGGCCATCCAGATTCCCTGCATTCGTTGAGGATGTAAGGAAGATTTGCGGCACAAAGGGAATTGTATTCGGACTTGAAGATACCAGAGGCTTTGGCAGAAACCTTGCTGCCTATCTGGTCGGCAGGAAGTTTGAAGTCAAGCACGTTAACCCTGCCTATACAAGCGCTGTAAGGCTTGCAAACCCCATTATTTACAAGGATGACTCCTATGATGCCTATTGTGTGGCAAGGGTGCTCAGGGATATGGTGGACACTTTGCAGGATGCCAAGCATGAGGATATATTCTGGACAATACGGCAAATGGTGAAAAGACGGGATTTGATTGTAAAGAGCAATGTGATGAACAAGAACCAGCTCCACAGCCAGCTTGCTTATAGCTACCCATCCTACAGGAAATTCTTTGGCATGATTGATTCCAAGAGTGCCTTATGCTTCTGGGAGAACTACCCGTCACCGGAGTATATATGGAAAACAACACCGGAAGAAATATATCAGACGATAAAGCCTGTGCATCAGGCGCTTAAAATACAGCGCATCCATGAGATTATATCCATGATTGAAAGGGATGGAGACACAAGAAAGGACTATCAGCCCGAAAGGGATTTTATTGTCAGAAACATTGTAAAGGATATCAGGCACAACAAGGAGTTGATTGCCGAAATTGACGATGAACTAAGAAAGCTGATACCTTTGACAGGCTATAAGCTACATACAATGCCGGGAATCGACCTTGTTACAGAAGCACAGATAATATCTGAAATCGGAGATATTAACCGCTTCCCAGACTCAGACAAGCTGGCTCGGTTTATGGGCTTGGCACCGGTGCAATTCAGCTCTGCCGGAAAGGGTAAAGACCAAAGATGCAGGAATGGCAACAGGGCACTAAATGCGATATTTCACTTTCTCGCAATCCAGATGGTAGCAGTATCGGCCTCAGGAAAGCCAAGACACCCGGTATTCAGGGAGTATTTTGAGCAGAAGGTTAAAGAGGGCAAGAACAAGCCACAGGCGCTTGTGTGCGTGGCAAGGCGGCTTGTGAGGATTATTTACGGCATGATGAAAACCAGGACAGAATACAGGCCATTTGAGAAGGCTGACGACAAGAACTGA
- a CDS encoding TNT domain-containing protein gives MKVTLEPGTRIDRYGYEGGTFASPVGTPYDCRSLAPGTETKPYNVYEVVKPVEALSGKIAPWFDKPGGGIQYEFSQSIKEMLEAGILKRVGS, from the coding sequence GTGAAAGTAACGTTGGAGCCGGGAACGCGAATCGATAGGTATGGCTATGAAGGAGGTACATTTGCTTCGCCTGTGGGAACGCCGTATGACTGTCGTTCTTTAGCACCGGGAACGGAAACTAAACCATATAATGTCTATGAAGTTGTCAAGCCGGTTGAAGCACTAAGCGGCAAAATAGCACCATGGTTTGACAAGCCCGGTGGAGGAATACAATATGAATTTAGTCAGTCAATTAAGGAAATGTTGGAAGCAGGAATACTAAAAAGGGTGGGATCATAA
- a CDS encoding phage/plasmid primase, P4 family, protein MTMMDAAIKYAEANIPVMPLHWICEDGSCSCKAGSDCDSKGKHPLYTGWYKNSTADMEQIRKWWTKTPNANIGIPTGEKSDWLVLDVDDGGDETISALEATYGKLPDTVTAVTGSGGWHYVFKYPKGRSIPNKTKFASGLDTRSTGGLIVVAPSIHVSGNQYQWLEGHSPFDRTPAEAPAWLLKLMERVEVLLTPFEGSSIIAEIKEGSRNSTLTSLAGSMRARGMTEESIYAALLAENKARCNPPLDEAEVKKIAHSVSRYQPNPPMKKHYHRTDSGNAERLRDRFGSIIRYCPAFKYWLVYDGCCWRKETGELMQFAIKTARDMLAEASRIEDEAARKELVRHAMQSENAGRLKAMIDVASNLEGMVIMPDELDSDIWKLNCKNGVVDLKTGELLSHKREYYMSKICPVEYKPSSKAPRWMDFLNTITGGSNELVRYLQKAVGSSLSGDISEQALFVLYGTGANGKSTFLNTVSDLLGDYARNTPSETFMAKRIEAIGNDIARLQGARLVTAIEINEGQRLSEALIKSFTGGDRITARFLYGEYFDFQPQFTPFLVVNHRPVIRDTSHSIWRRIKLIPFTVTIPEDKKDKQLPAKLREELPGILSWAVEGCLIWQKEGLNMPDEVKEATDGYRQEMDTFSSFIEECCIVEEGRKVSNRSIRYAYETWCRENGDYPLGQKLFNAKMTERGFAVKRSGANGSRDWHGIGLAEEAILL, encoded by the coding sequence ATGACAATGATGGACGCAGCAATAAAATACGCAGAAGCCAATATCCCAGTTATGCCTTTGCACTGGATTTGTGAGGATGGCTCCTGCTCCTGCAAGGCAGGGAGTGATTGCGACAGCAAGGGAAAGCATCCGTTATATACCGGCTGGTACAAGAACTCAACTGCTGATATGGAGCAAATAAGGAAATGGTGGACAAAAACACCCAATGCCAATATAGGCATTCCTACAGGTGAGAAATCCGACTGGCTGGTACTTGATGTGGATGATGGCGGTGATGAAACCATATCTGCACTTGAAGCAACATATGGAAAACTTCCGGATACGGTTACTGCTGTTACAGGAAGTGGAGGTTGGCACTATGTCTTTAAATACCCTAAAGGCCGGAGTATCCCAAATAAGACCAAGTTTGCATCGGGTCTTGATACGCGTTCAACAGGTGGACTGATTGTCGTGGCTCCAAGCATTCATGTAAGCGGTAATCAGTACCAATGGTTAGAAGGACATTCTCCCTTTGACAGAACCCCGGCAGAAGCTCCAGCATGGTTATTAAAGCTCATGGAAAGGGTGGAAGTATTGCTTACACCCTTTGAAGGTAGCAGTATTATAGCAGAGATTAAGGAAGGCAGCCGCAATAGCACCCTGACGAGCCTTGCCGGGAGTATGAGAGCAAGAGGAATGACAGAAGAGAGCATCTATGCAGCACTGCTTGCCGAAAACAAAGCCAGATGCAATCCTCCGCTTGATGAAGCGGAAGTTAAAAAGATAGCGCACAGTGTCAGCCGATACCAGCCAAATCCTCCGATGAAGAAGCATTACCACAGGACAGACAGCGGTAATGCAGAAAGGCTGCGTGACCGGTTTGGTTCAATCATAAGGTATTGTCCGGCTTTCAAATACTGGTTGGTATATGACGGCTGTTGCTGGAGGAAAGAAACCGGAGAACTTATGCAGTTTGCTATAAAAACAGCAAGAGACATGCTCGCAGAAGCAAGCCGGATAGAGGATGAGGCTGCAAGAAAAGAACTGGTGCGCCATGCCATGCAGTCTGAAAACGCAGGCAGGCTTAAAGCCATGATCGATGTGGCTTCAAACCTTGAAGGAATGGTAATTATGCCGGATGAGCTTGATTCTGATATATGGAAGCTGAACTGCAAGAATGGTGTGGTAGACCTAAAGACAGGCGAACTCCTTTCTCATAAGCGGGAGTACTATATGAGCAAAATCTGTCCTGTTGAATATAAACCAAGCAGCAAGGCTCCCAGATGGATGGATTTTCTGAATACCATTACGGGAGGAAGCAACGAGCTTGTAAGATACCTTCAAAAAGCTGTAGGCTCATCTTTAAGCGGGGATATTTCAGAGCAGGCCCTATTCGTCCTTTATGGAACAGGAGCAAACGGCAAGAGCACATTTCTAAACACCGTCTCTGACCTGTTGGGAGACTATGCAAGAAATACTCCGTCCGAAACCTTTATGGCAAAAAGGATAGAAGCGATAGGAAATGATATTGCAAGGCTTCAGGGAGCAAGGCTCGTTACTGCCATAGAAATAAATGAGGGACAAAGGCTCTCTGAGGCATTGATTAAAAGCTTCACAGGCGGAGACAGAATCACAGCAAGGTTCCTTTATGGAGAATACTTTGATTTCCAGCCGCAGTTTACCCCATTTCTCGTAGTAAACCACAGACCTGTCATAAGAGATACCAGTCACAGCATTTGGAGGCGCATTAAGCTGATTCCTTTCACCGTTACCATACCCGAGGATAAAAAGGATAAGCAGCTACCGGCAAAGCTGAGAGAAGAGCTGCCTGGCATATTGTCATGGGCAGTTGAGGGCTGCCTTATATGGCAGAAGGAAGGACTAAATATGCCTGATGAAGTCAAAGAAGCTACAGATGGGTACCGGCAGGAAATGGATACTTTCTCATCGTTCATTGAGGAATGCTGCATTGTGGAGGAGGGCAGGAAAGTCTCCAATAGAAGCATCAGGTACGCTTACGAAACATGGTGCCGGGAGAACGGAGATTATCCTCTTGGTCAAAAGCTGTTCAATGCAAAAATGACGGAGCGCGGCTTTGCTGTCAAACGCAGCGGAGCCAATGGCAGCAGGGACTGGCATGGCATTGGTCTTGCTGAGGAGGCGATACTTTTGTGA
- a CDS encoding polymorphic toxin-type HINT domain-containing protein, with translation MATITLYAGKINQMPGLINEVKKSVVDYKSELSALRKKTLNINRSVCNLDEVISSIQASSQTQDRKIDSLEKFCSESEKFISEVVRIDEEVAELINKRKENFYKEYYYLKPESEKSGWEKIKDGLKSVAEWCKENWKSIAKIVAAAVVITGLGIAAALTGGILGVILAGAFWGALAGGLIGGAVGGIAAAINGGSFLEGFADGALSGAISGAVTGAACAGLGALGALAGKSIQCMSTVGKAINVTSKVTATLSFGMDGFDMLAMGISLFDPSNALVEFNRKLHSNALYNGFQIAVNALAVFTAGAASTMKCFVAGTMILTVAGLVAIENIKAGDKVIATNPETFEVAEKTVLETYVRETTELLHLTINGEVIKTTFEHPFYVKDVGFVEAGKLQVGDKLVDSKGNLLVVEEKKLEITDEPVKVYNFKVDDFHTYHVGKKGILVHNADYNPKMGFDDLDLEKATNKQKGNYGEYLADDNLINNPKLKEAGYDLERIGGKVPTSPDDKITKGIDGIYINKNPNSNIKYVIDEAKFGKAGLSAKTRDGKQMSDSWLVGSRSRNNRILKAVSNNEDLAFDIVKALRNNQVERVLSKIDVNGKIITYRLDSNGNIIGLWP, from the coding sequence ATGGCAACTATAACGTTATATGCCGGAAAAATCAACCAAATGCCCGGATTGATAAATGAAGTCAAGAAATCTGTGGTGGATTACAAGTCAGAATTATCCGCATTGAGAAAGAAAACTTTGAACATCAACAGAAGTGTATGTAATTTGGATGAAGTAATAAGTTCCATACAGGCATCTTCCCAGACTCAGGATAGAAAAATTGATTCACTTGAGAAATTCTGCAGTGAAAGCGAGAAGTTTATATCGGAAGTAGTACGTATCGATGAAGAAGTGGCTGAGCTTATCAATAAACGGAAAGAAAATTTTTACAAAGAATATTATTATTTAAAACCGGAAAGCGAGAAAAGCGGCTGGGAAAAAATCAAGGACGGCTTAAAGTCGGTTGCGGAGTGGTGTAAAGAGAATTGGAAATCCATTGCCAAGATAGTGGCTGCCGCAGTAGTTATTACCGGGTTGGGGATAGCGGCGGCATTGACAGGCGGTATATTGGGAGTCATACTGGCAGGAGCATTCTGGGGAGCATTGGCCGGAGGATTGATAGGGGGAGCGGTTGGAGGAATAGCCGCTGCGATAAATGGAGGATCGTTTCTGGAAGGATTTGCGGACGGCGCTTTAAGCGGAGCAATTTCCGGAGCGGTGACAGGAGCGGCATGTGCCGGGCTTGGTGCTTTAGGAGCTCTAGCAGGGAAAAGCATCCAATGTATGAGCACAGTGGGAAAAGCGATAAATGTTACATCAAAGGTTACGGCAACACTTTCTTTTGGTATGGATGGATTTGACATGCTGGCAATGGGAATATCATTGTTTGATCCATCCAATGCATTGGTTGAATTTAACCGGAAGCTGCATTCCAATGCACTTTATAACGGATTCCAGATTGCTGTAAACGCGCTGGCTGTTTTCACTGCCGGGGCGGCATCGACAATGAAGTGCTTTGTTGCAGGTACAATGATATTGACTGTGGCAGGCTTGGTTGCGATAGAGAATATCAAGGCAGGGGACAAGGTAATTGCGACGAATCCTGAAACTTTTGAAGTAGCGGAAAAGACGGTGCTTGAGACATATGTGAGAGAGACAACGGAGCTTTTGCATTTGACAATCAATGGAGAGGTAATCAAGACAACCTTTGAGCATCCGTTTTATGTAAAAGATGTGGGTTTTGTTGAAGCGGGAAAACTGCAAGTAGGAGATAAGTTGGTTGATTCAAAAGGCAATCTTTTGGTGGTGGAAGAGAAAAAGCTTGAGATAACAGATGAACCTGTTAAGGTTTATAACTTCAAAGTGGATGATTTTCATACTTATCATGTTGGGAAAAAAGGGATATTGGTACATAATGCAGACTATAACCCCAAAATGGGATTTGATGATTTGGACCTTGAGAAAGCTACGAACAAACAAAAAGGCAATTATGGAGAGTATCTGGCAGATGATAATCTTATTAATAATCCAAAATTGAAAGAAGCAGGGTATGATTTGGAGCGGATAGGAGGTAAGGTTCCGACCTCACCGGATGATAAAATTACAAAAGGGATAGACGGTATATATATAAACAAGAATCCTAATTCAAATATTAAATATGTGATTGATGAAGCCAAATTTGGAAAAGCAGGACTGAGTGCAAAGACAAGAGATGGAAAACAAATGTCAGATTCTTGGTTAGTGGGTTCTCGCTCAAGAAATAATAGAATTTTAAAAGCAGTAAGTAATAATGAAGATTTAGCATTTGACATAGTGAAAGCATTAAGAAATAACCAAGTAGAAAGAGTATTATCAAAGATAGATGTAAATGGAAAAATAATAACATATAGACTGGATAGCAATGGTAATATAATTGGACTTTGGCCTTAG